One part of the Haliaeetus albicilla chromosome 9, bHalAlb1.1, whole genome shotgun sequence genome encodes these proteins:
- the LOC104317915 gene encoding phospholipid scramblase family member 5 produces the protein MASQESQGQTNPIFKDYLPGSSDLPEQNKPVEPTSLWKQTSHAHNLPPGLEYLSQLDRIIIHQQVDLLEAILGTETSSKYEIKNHLGQRVYFAVEENDCFDRNLCSPIRSFTIRIADNMGREVITVNRPLRCNSCWFPCFLQELEVQSPPGTIAGYVVQNWDPFLPKFTIQNESKEDVLKIIGPYATCGCFEDVDFEVKALNEMSTIGKISKYWSGFVNNVFTNTANFGIQVPVDLDVRIKAVMIGACFLIDLMFFENSLDGL, from the exons ATGGCCTCTCAAG aATCTCAGGGACAAACCAACCCAATCTTTAAGGATTACCTCCCTGGTTCTTCTGACCTTCCTGAACAGAATAAGCCTGTTGAACCAACAAGTCTCTGGAAGCAAACATCACACGCTCATAACTTGCCACCTGGTCTGGAGTACCTGAGCCAG ctggaCCGGATAATTATTCATCAGCAAGTGGATCTTCTTGAAG cCATACTTGGCACAGAGACCTCCAGCAAATACGAGATAAAAAACCATTTGGGACAAAGAGTTTACTTTGCAGTAGAAGAAAATGATTGCTTTGATCGTAACTTGTGTTCGCCTATAAGGTCTTTCACCATAAGGATTGCTGATAACATGGGCCGAGAAGTGATTACAGTGAACAGACCCTTGAGATGCAACAGCTGCTGGTTCCCCTGCTTCCTGCAAGAG TTAGAAGTTCAGTCCCCACCAGGTACAATAGCTGGGTATGTTGTACAGAACTGGGACCCCTTTCTGCCAAAGTTTACTATACAGAATGAAAGTAAAGAAGATGTACTAAAAATAATTGGCCCGTATGCAACCTGTGGCTGTTTTGAAGATGTTGACTTTGAG GTGAAAGCTCTCAATGAGATGTCAACGATTGGCAAAATTTCCAAGTACTGGTCTGGATTTGTAAACAATGTCTTTACCAACACCGCCAACTTTGGGATCCAGGTCCCTGTAGATCTTGATGTGAGAATCAAGGCAGTAATGATTGGTGCTTGTTTCCTCATT gaCTTAATGTTCTTTGAAAATTCTTTAGATGGATTATAA